In a genomic window of Sutcliffiella sp. FSL R7-0096:
- a CDS encoding methionine ABC transporter ATP-binding protein: MITFKNVKKVYKSGEQEVHALDGIDLSIEEGEIYGVIGFSGAGKSSLLRCVNLLERPTSGKVLVGGVDLSKLSPKNLRNAKRKIGMVFQHFNLLNSKTVYENVAMPLLISNVKKADIQTRVEELLDFVGLGDKKDNYPDQLSGGQKQRVGIARALATRPSVLLCDEATSALDPQTTSSILQLLKKINLEYKITILMITHEMSVIRDICDKVAVIEKGKIIEHGSVFDLFSNPKTSTARNFVSSVLNDKLPSSIRDLVSQKDDHQGIYRINFVGASAGQPFLSQVAKKFHVDVNVLFGNITELQGVPFGNLVVELKGEPSEIKRALFFIQQEKVLVKEVNAHAS, translated from the coding sequence ATGATCACATTCAAGAACGTCAAAAAGGTCTACAAAAGTGGCGAGCAGGAAGTACATGCGCTAGATGGCATCGACTTGAGCATTGAAGAAGGCGAGATTTACGGAGTCATCGGATTCAGCGGTGCCGGAAAGAGCTCTCTCCTTCGTTGTGTGAATCTGCTAGAGAGACCAACATCAGGGAAAGTTCTCGTCGGTGGAGTAGATCTTTCAAAACTATCACCCAAAAATTTAAGAAATGCTAAAAGAAAGATTGGAATGGTCTTTCAACACTTTAACTTACTTAACTCGAAAACGGTATATGAAAACGTAGCAATGCCCCTTCTTATCAGTAATGTTAAAAAAGCGGACATCCAAACAAGAGTCGAGGAGCTTCTCGACTTTGTAGGGCTTGGTGATAAGAAGGATAACTATCCTGACCAACTTTCTGGTGGGCAGAAGCAACGAGTCGGAATTGCCAGGGCATTGGCCACGAGACCTTCCGTCCTGCTATGTGATGAAGCGACATCAGCCCTTGATCCACAAACAACAAGCTCCATCCTTCAGCTTTTGAAAAAGATAAACCTGGAATACAAAATCACCATCCTGATGATCACCCATGAGATGTCAGTCATCCGGGATATTTGCGATAAAGTGGCTGTCATTGAAAAAGGCAAAATCATTGAACACGGTTCGGTTTTTGACCTATTTTCCAATCCTAAGACCTCAACTGCACGGAACTTCGTCAGTTCTGTCTTGAATGATAAGTTGCCTTCATCGATTAGGGATCTAGTTAGTCAAAAAGATGATCACCAAGGAATTTACCGAATCAACTTTGTCGGTGCTTCAGCTGGCCAGCCCTTCCTGTCCCAGGTGGCTAAGAAGTTCCATGTGGATGTGAATGTCCTTTTCGGAAACATTACCGAACTGCAAGGTGTTCCCTTTGGAAACCTGGTTGTGGAGTTAAAAGGGGAACCTTCCGAAATCAAACGCGCTTTATTTTTCATACAACAAGAAAAAGTATTAGTGAAAGAGGTGAATGCACATGCGAGTTAG
- a CDS encoding SDR family NAD(P)-dependent oxidoreductase: MNRNIEKVAIITGGSSGIGRASAIRLAKSGVKVAILDLKEEDAEQLRQEIAEAGGEAMALQTDVSDTKDLEASFKQVLDRWGQLDIVFANAGINGKVAPIEDLDEEDWNQTLNTNLKSTFLTVKHAIPHMKAQGGSIIITSSINGTRTFRGFGMSAYSSSKAGQVAFGKMAALELAKYHIRVNIICPGAIETNIEKNTFPEEEELKKIKIPIEYPDSSHPLEHQPGKPEQVADLISFLASDSSSHITGSQIFIDGAESLL; encoded by the coding sequence ATGAATAGGAACATAGAGAAGGTTGCCATTATTACTGGTGGGTCCTCCGGAATTGGCAGGGCAAGTGCAATCAGACTCGCCAAAAGTGGTGTAAAGGTAGCGATACTTGATTTGAAGGAAGAGGATGCCGAACAGCTCAGACAGGAAATAGCGGAAGCCGGTGGAGAAGCGATGGCACTCCAGACTGATGTTTCCGATACCAAAGATCTTGAGGCAAGCTTCAAGCAGGTGCTCGATCGCTGGGGACAGCTTGATATCGTCTTTGCAAATGCAGGGATAAATGGGAAAGTGGCACCTATTGAAGATCTTGATGAAGAAGATTGGAATCAGACCCTGAACACCAATCTAAAAAGTACATTCCTGACCGTAAAGCATGCAATTCCCCATATGAAAGCCCAAGGTGGCAGTATCATCATCACCAGCTCCATCAATGGTACAAGAACCTTCCGTGGTTTCGGAATGTCCGCTTACAGTTCCTCCAAAGCAGGACAAGTTGCTTTTGGAAAGATGGCGGCGCTTGAATTGGCAAAATATCATATTCGGGTCAATATAATCTGTCCAGGGGCGATAGAAACGAATATCGAAAAAAACACCTTCCCAGAGGAAGAGGAACTCAAAAAAATCAAGATTCCCATTGAGTATCCCGATAGCTCCCACCCCTTAGAGCATCAACCAGGCAAGCCGGAACAGGTTGCAGACCTCATTTCTTTTTTGGCCTCAGATTCTTCCAGTCATATTACTGGCAGCCAAATCTTTATTGATGGAGCAGAATCCCTCCTCTAG
- a CDS encoding alpha/beta hydrolase translates to MNTKKRFSFRKILKYISVGLISMVVLWVAFHHVMVLFEKNKFEATGQLVEVDGNRMHVHVEGEGANTIVLLPGLGTSAPVLDFEPLMNELSKSNKVVVVEPFGYGWSGKTDKDRTVENVLEEVRTALQEAKIEGPYILMPHSIGGIYSTYYANTYPEEVEAIVGIDPTLPAAVEYFDVPVPTMPGFLRAIPPSGIARIVVAGNEEDFLPLTEEGTYSANNLEITKTLTVWNGYNKNIIMEANEISNNIAKTINMTFPSDIPVMIFTPKDEKVNPAGRSTITFYEEQLTNVVKSKIVPLDGHHYLHWTNAKEMSEHVGEFIDEFQDNKDY, encoded by the coding sequence ATGAACACTAAGAAGAGATTCAGTTTCCGCAAAATATTGAAGTATATATCAGTAGGCTTAATAAGTATGGTTGTATTGTGGGTGGCGTTTCATCATGTAATGGTTCTCTTCGAAAAGAACAAGTTTGAAGCTACAGGACAACTGGTGGAAGTGGATGGTAACCGTATGCATGTACATGTTGAAGGTGAGGGAGCAAATACTATTGTTCTACTTCCTGGATTAGGAACTTCAGCGCCAGTACTGGATTTTGAGCCACTTATGAATGAGTTGAGCAAGAGTAATAAAGTAGTAGTCGTAGAGCCGTTTGGTTATGGATGGAGTGGGAAGACTGATAAGGATAGAACGGTAGAAAATGTGTTGGAAGAAGTAAGGACAGCGTTGCAGGAAGCGAAAATTGAAGGCCCATATATTCTGATGCCTCATTCTATTGGCGGAATCTATAGTACGTACTATGCAAATACATATCCTGAAGAGGTTGAAGCGATCGTGGGTATTGATCCAACACTTCCAGCGGCGGTGGAATATTTTGATGTACCGGTTCCTACTATGCCAGGTTTCCTTAGGGCGATTCCGCCGAGTGGGATTGCAAGGATAGTGGTAGCTGGAAATGAGGAGGATTTTTTACCATTGACAGAAGAAGGGACGTATTCAGCTAATAACCTAGAAATAACGAAAACTCTAACTGTCTGGAATGGCTACAATAAAAATATCATCATGGAAGCAAATGAGATTAGTAATAATATCGCCAAAACAATTAACATGACGTTTCCGTCCGATATACCAGTAATGATTTTTACACCGAAGGACGAAAAGGTAAATCCGGCTGGAAGATCTACTATAACCTTTTATGAAGAGCAATTAACAAATGTAGTGAAAAGTAAAATTGTACCGTTAGATGGCCATCATTATTTGCATTGGACAAATGCAAAAGAGATGAGTGAGCATGTTGGAGAGTTTATAGATGAATTTCAAGATAACAAAGACTATTGA